Proteins co-encoded in one Syngnathoides biaculeatus isolate LvHL_M chromosome 22, ASM1980259v1, whole genome shotgun sequence genomic window:
- the unk gene encoding RING finger protein unkempt homolog isoform X1: MVQPIRSSKKMNTVPYNMLCICFCVYLFSQMSSLLVARASCFNCATHYPGSRQQTPGKDTDIYLKEFRTEQCPLFVQHKCTQHRPFSCFHWHFLNQRRRRPVRKRDGTFNYSPDVYCTKYDEGTGTCPDGDECGFLHRTAGDTERRYHLRYYKTGSCIHETDAKGHCSKNGCHCAFAHGSHDLRSPVYDVREMQVIECQGGTGPLEGAGGDGQSGQAASTALIEKILSEEPRWQDNNYVLSHYKTELCKKPPRLCRQGYACPYYHNSKDRRRSPHKHKYRALPCPAVKLSEEWGDPSKCECAEGCQYCHTRTEQQFHPEIYKSTKCNDMQQCASCPRGPFCAFAHVEKAFVFEESFSSPRSPPPLRPTDPGSADEAADARGHNKGLGHAADPFSPPVGSRVPEQGLLGSVLNLCEDMRGAADPLSPWVGDGGYGRAPGFEREDQSKQRSFAVEQRSKEVSTQSAKQDLLVFLPVGSPLSLSSSIPSSLAATPPSPAPLGPPGTSIASGMNANALPFYPTSETVESVVESALDDLDLNDLAASALERGLESNSSLPRVGVRLGGSRLQSSAPVNIPGSFSSSAPFSSPSPSPPIRPRTSPFFSTQLSQVGQHESPFLGRSHSSLGLNGMSNNIWEHFPTGQGSPGTPPALMPSGPCGETSRLKQELEEAHRVLKQWGHSWRHTAQSWATLKADAEESRAHAGRLAVEAERTRQAEEEAQRQSTILEEALETLRSGDNPHLSLHQLQMLHRLPLESVLSLQAQLCNCLHTVEQVVYKKQRHCCVSCGEQGSVSLPCGHGLHCEGCSTSTECPLCPEQTMEQQQLS; the protein is encoded by the exons ATGGTACAGCCAATaagaagcagcaaaaaaatgaatacagtgCCCTACAACATGCTGTGTATTTGCTTTTGTGTTTACTTGTTTTCTCAAATGTCGAGTTTACTTGTAGCCAGGGCCTCGTGCTTTAACTGCGCGACACACTATCCTGGTTCACGGCAACAAACACCTGGGAAAGACACGGATAT ATATTTAAAGGAGTTCAGAACGGAGCAGTGCCCCCTCTTTGTGCAGCATAAATGCACACAACACCGGCCTTTTTCCTGTTTCCACTGGCACTTCTTGAACCAGCGACGCCGAAGGCCTGTGCGCAAGCGTGACGGCACATTCAACTACAGTCCAGATGTTTACTGTACCAAGTACGACGAGGGAACGGGAACCTGTCCTGATGGAGATGA GTGTGGATTTCTACATCGGACAGCCGGAGACACGGAACGAAGATATCACCTCCGCTACTATAAAACGGGCTCGTGCATACATGAAACGGATGCAAAAGGCCACTGTAGCAAGAACGGCTGCCATTGTGCTTTTGCGCATGGGTCACATGACCTGCGCAGCCCTGTGTATGATGTGAG GGAAATGCAGGTCATTGAGTGTCAAGGTGGCACAGGACCCTTAGAAGGAGCAGGAGGAGATGGACAGTCAGGCCAAGCGGCGAGTACAGCACTCATAGAGAAGATTTTGAGTGAGGAACCACGCTGGCAAG ATAACAACTATGTGCTATCTCACTACAAGACAGAGCTCTGCAAAAAGCCGCCTCGCTTGTGTCGTCAAGGTTACGCTTGTCCATATTATCATAACAGCAAAGATAGGCGCCGCAGCCCACATAAGCACAAATATAG AGCTTTGCCTTGTCCGGCTGTGAAACTGAGCGAGGAGTGGGGTGATCCGAGCAAATGTGAGTGTGCAGAGGGATGTCAGTATTGTCACACGAGAACAGAGCAACAGTTCCACCCAGAG ATTTACAAGTCCACAAAGTGCAATGACATGCAGCAGTGTGCCAGCTGTCCAAGAGGACCCTTTTGTGCTTTTGCTCATGTTGAAA AAGCGTTTGTCTTCGAGGAGTCATTCTCTTCCCCcagatcccccccaccccttcgtCCCACAGATCCTGGCTCTGCCGATGAGGCTGCAGACGCAAGAGGCCACAATAAGGGACTTGGTCATGCCGCTGACCCCTTCTCGCCTCCTGTCGGGTCACGTGTTCCTGAGCAAGGCCTGCTGGGTAGTGTGCTAAACCTGTGTGAGGACATGAGGGGAGCAGCAGACCCTTTATCTCCTTGGGTGGGAGATGGAGGGTACGGCAGGGCGCCTGGGTTTGAGAGGGAGGATCAG tctAAACAAAGGAGTTTTGCCGTAGAGCAGCGCAGCAAAGAAGTATCAACACAAAGTGCTAAACAG GATCTGCTGGTGTTTCTGCCAGTGGGCAGCCCTTTAAGTCTGTCCTCCAGCATCCCCTCCAGTCTGGCGGCGACCCCGCCTAGCCCAGCGCCACTCGGGCCCCCGGGGACCAGCATCGCATCAGGCATGAATGCCAACGCCCTGCCCTTCTACCCTACAAGTGAGACAGTGGAGTCAGTTGTTG AATCGGCGCTGGATGATCTTGACCTGAATGATCTGGCTGCCTCGGCATTGGAGAGAGGCTTGGAGAGTAATTCAAGTCTGCCACGGGTGGGAGTAAGGCTAG GAGGTAGCCGGCTTCAGAGCTCTGCCCCAGTCAACATCCCAGGATCATTTAGCTCATCTGCTCCTTTTAGCTCTCCGTCTCCATCCCCCCCAATCAGACCACGCACTTCCCCATTCTTCTCCACACAGCTGTCCCAGGTTGGCCAACACGAGAGCCCCTTCCTGGGAAGATCCCATAGTTCCTTAG GTCTTAATGGTATGAGCAATAACATCTGGGAGCACTTCCCCACAGGCCAGGGCTCCCCTGGCACTCCCCCAGCCCTGATGCCATCAGGCCCCTGTGGCGAGACGTCGAGGCTCAAACAGGAGCTTGAGGAGGCTCACAGGGTGTTGAAGCAGTGGGGACACAGCTGGAGACACACTGCTCAG TCCTGGGCCACACTGAAGGCAGATGCAGAGGAGTCACGTGCCCACGCAGGGCGTTTGGCAGTGGAGGCTGAGAGAACCAGGCAGGCTGAGGAGGAGGCGCAGAGACAATCCACAATCTTGGAGGAGGCGCTGGAGACCCTGAGGAGCGGAGACAACCCCCATCTGTCATTACACCAGCTCCAGATGCTACACAGACTTCCCTTAGAATCCGTCCTCAGTCTGCAGGCACAACTCTGCAACTGCTTGCACACTGTGGAACAG
- the LOC133495305 gene encoding histone H3.3A, with amino-acid sequence MARTKQTARKSTGGKAPRKQLATKAARKSAPSTGGVKKPHRYRPGTVALREIRRYQKSTELLIRKLPFQRLVREIAQDFKTDLRFQSAAIGALQEASEAYLVGLFEDTNLCAIHAKRVTIMPKDIQLARRIRGERA; translated from the exons ATGGCCCGTACCAAGCAGACTGCTCGTAAATCCACTGGAGGAAAGGCCCCAAGGAAGCAGCTCGCGACCAAGGCAGCCAGGAAGAGTGCGCCATCTACAGGAGGAGTCAAGAAGCCCCATCGCTACAG GCCGGGCACTGTGGCCCTGAGGGAGATCCGTCGTTACCAGAAGTCCACGGAGTTGCTCATCCGCAAGCTGCCCTTCCAGCGCCTGGTGAGAGAGATTGCTCAGGACTTCAAGACTGATCTCCGCTTCCAAAGTGCTGCCATCGGTGCTCTACAG GAGGCCAGCGAAGCTTACCTGGTGGGTTTGTTTGAGGACACCAATCTGTGCGCTATCCATGCCAAGCGTGTCACCATCATGCCCAAAGACATCCAACTGGCCCGTAGGATAAGGGGAGAAAGGGCCTAA
- the unk gene encoding RING finger protein unkempt homolog isoform X2 translates to MSKTQPLPQLSSAGTATGGHSSSSSTSSAGGSTSPATVLNVQPEKPQHYTYLKEFRTEQCPLFVQHKCTQHRPFSCFHWHFLNQRRRRPVRKRDGTFNYSPDVYCTKYDEGTGTCPDGDECGFLHRTAGDTERRYHLRYYKTGSCIHETDAKGHCSKNGCHCAFAHGSHDLRSPVYDVREMQVIECQGGTGPLEGAGGDGQSGQAASTALIEKILSEEPRWQDNNYVLSHYKTELCKKPPRLCRQGYACPYYHNSKDRRRSPHKHKYRALPCPAVKLSEEWGDPSKCECAEGCQYCHTRTEQQFHPEIYKSTKCNDMQQCASCPRGPFCAFAHVEKAFVFEESFSSPRSPPPLRPTDPGSADEAADARGHNKGLGHAADPFSPPVGSRVPEQGLLGSVLNLCEDMRGAADPLSPWVGDGGYGRAPGFEREDQSKQRSFAVEQRSKEVSTQSAKQDLLVFLPVGSPLSLSSSIPSSLAATPPSPAPLGPPGTSIASGMNANALPFYPTSETVESVVESALDDLDLNDLAASALERGLESNSSLPRVGVRLGGSRLQSSAPVNIPGSFSSSAPFSSPSPSPPIRPRTSPFFSTQLSQVGQHESPFLGRSHSSLGLNGMSNNIWEHFPTGQGSPGTPPALMPSGPCGETSRLKQELEEAHRVLKQWGHSWRHTAQSWATLKADAEESRAHAGRLAVEAERTRQAEEEAQRQSTILEEALETLRSGDNPHLSLHQLQMLHRLPLESVLSLQAQLCNCLHTVEQVVYKKQRHCCVSCGEQGSVSLPCGHGLHCEGCSTSTECPLCPEQTMEQQQLS, encoded by the exons ATGTCGAAAACGCAACCGCTGCCCCAGTTGTCTTCAGCGGGGACGGCAACCGGGGGTCATTCGTCGTCCTCGTCGACTTCTTCCGCGGGAGGTTCGACATCTCCCGCAACCGTGTTGAACGTGCAGCCCGAAAAACCTCAGCACTACAC ATATTTAAAGGAGTTCAGAACGGAGCAGTGCCCCCTCTTTGTGCAGCATAAATGCACACAACACCGGCCTTTTTCCTGTTTCCACTGGCACTTCTTGAACCAGCGACGCCGAAGGCCTGTGCGCAAGCGTGACGGCACATTCAACTACAGTCCAGATGTTTACTGTACCAAGTACGACGAGGGAACGGGAACCTGTCCTGATGGAGATGA GTGTGGATTTCTACATCGGACAGCCGGAGACACGGAACGAAGATATCACCTCCGCTACTATAAAACGGGCTCGTGCATACATGAAACGGATGCAAAAGGCCACTGTAGCAAGAACGGCTGCCATTGTGCTTTTGCGCATGGGTCACATGACCTGCGCAGCCCTGTGTATGATGTGAG GGAAATGCAGGTCATTGAGTGTCAAGGTGGCACAGGACCCTTAGAAGGAGCAGGAGGAGATGGACAGTCAGGCCAAGCGGCGAGTACAGCACTCATAGAGAAGATTTTGAGTGAGGAACCACGCTGGCAAG ATAACAACTATGTGCTATCTCACTACAAGACAGAGCTCTGCAAAAAGCCGCCTCGCTTGTGTCGTCAAGGTTACGCTTGTCCATATTATCATAACAGCAAAGATAGGCGCCGCAGCCCACATAAGCACAAATATAG AGCTTTGCCTTGTCCGGCTGTGAAACTGAGCGAGGAGTGGGGTGATCCGAGCAAATGTGAGTGTGCAGAGGGATGTCAGTATTGTCACACGAGAACAGAGCAACAGTTCCACCCAGAG ATTTACAAGTCCACAAAGTGCAATGACATGCAGCAGTGTGCCAGCTGTCCAAGAGGACCCTTTTGTGCTTTTGCTCATGTTGAAA AAGCGTTTGTCTTCGAGGAGTCATTCTCTTCCCCcagatcccccccaccccttcgtCCCACAGATCCTGGCTCTGCCGATGAGGCTGCAGACGCAAGAGGCCACAATAAGGGACTTGGTCATGCCGCTGACCCCTTCTCGCCTCCTGTCGGGTCACGTGTTCCTGAGCAAGGCCTGCTGGGTAGTGTGCTAAACCTGTGTGAGGACATGAGGGGAGCAGCAGACCCTTTATCTCCTTGGGTGGGAGATGGAGGGTACGGCAGGGCGCCTGGGTTTGAGAGGGAGGATCAG tctAAACAAAGGAGTTTTGCCGTAGAGCAGCGCAGCAAAGAAGTATCAACACAAAGTGCTAAACAG GATCTGCTGGTGTTTCTGCCAGTGGGCAGCCCTTTAAGTCTGTCCTCCAGCATCCCCTCCAGTCTGGCGGCGACCCCGCCTAGCCCAGCGCCACTCGGGCCCCCGGGGACCAGCATCGCATCAGGCATGAATGCCAACGCCCTGCCCTTCTACCCTACAAGTGAGACAGTGGAGTCAGTTGTTG AATCGGCGCTGGATGATCTTGACCTGAATGATCTGGCTGCCTCGGCATTGGAGAGAGGCTTGGAGAGTAATTCAAGTCTGCCACGGGTGGGAGTAAGGCTAG GAGGTAGCCGGCTTCAGAGCTCTGCCCCAGTCAACATCCCAGGATCATTTAGCTCATCTGCTCCTTTTAGCTCTCCGTCTCCATCCCCCCCAATCAGACCACGCACTTCCCCATTCTTCTCCACACAGCTGTCCCAGGTTGGCCAACACGAGAGCCCCTTCCTGGGAAGATCCCATAGTTCCTTAG GTCTTAATGGTATGAGCAATAACATCTGGGAGCACTTCCCCACAGGCCAGGGCTCCCCTGGCACTCCCCCAGCCCTGATGCCATCAGGCCCCTGTGGCGAGACGTCGAGGCTCAAACAGGAGCTTGAGGAGGCTCACAGGGTGTTGAAGCAGTGGGGACACAGCTGGAGACACACTGCTCAG TCCTGGGCCACACTGAAGGCAGATGCAGAGGAGTCACGTGCCCACGCAGGGCGTTTGGCAGTGGAGGCTGAGAGAACCAGGCAGGCTGAGGAGGAGGCGCAGAGACAATCCACAATCTTGGAGGAGGCGCTGGAGACCCTGAGGAGCGGAGACAACCCCCATCTGTCATTACACCAGCTCCAGATGCTACACAGACTTCCCTTAGAATCCGTCCTCAGTCTGCAGGCACAACTCTGCAACTGCTTGCACACTGTGGAACAG